The Brachyspira aalborgi genome has a segment encoding these proteins:
- the fliW gene encoding flagellar assembly protein FliW, with translation MPEIESRILGKIEVADNSLYHLNGSILAFEDYDEFYLVNMDGEGTFKILQSKDDKNICFILIDPFLVFKDYQPDIHDEDIKSLSIENESDIYLLTIVSIPNGDLKSMTANLIAPIVFNIKNHKAKQCAALGDKYNTRHFILSEDDCKYDNEGKN, from the coding sequence ATGCCTGAAATAGAATCTAGAATATTGGGTAAAATTGAAGTTGCGGATAATTCGCTTTATCACCTTAACGGAAGCATTTTGGCTTTTGAAGATTACGATGAATTTTATCTTGTCAATATGGACGGCGAGGGAACTTTTAAGATTCTTCAATCTAAAGACGATAAAAATATTTGCTTTATACTTATAGACCCTTTTTTAGTTTTTAAAGATTATCAGCCCGATATTCATGACGAAGATATAAAATCATTGAGTATAGAAAACGAATCGGATATATATTTGCTTACTATCGTGAGCATTCCAAACGGAGATTTAAAATCTATGACGGCAAATCTTATAGCGCCAATAGTTTTTAATATCAAGAATCATAAGGCAAAACAATGCGCCGCTTTAGGCGACAAATATAATACTAGACATTTTATATTGTCTGAAGATGACTGCAAATATGATAATGAAGGAAAAAATTAA
- the csrA gene encoding carbon storage regulator CsrA, which produces MLVLSRKINQSIVIGDNIEIMLVDIRGDQIKLGINAPKSVKIFRKEVYEEVKSENLEASKSTIEELNILSSFVKNKLEKGK; this is translated from the coding sequence ATGCTTGTGCTTTCGAGGAAAATTAATCAAAGTATAGTCATCGGAGACAATATAGAAATAATGCTTGTCGATATAAGAGGCGACCAAATTAAACTTGGAATAAACGCTCCGAAAAGCGTTAAAATTTTTAGAAAAGAAGTTTACGAAGAAGTAAAAAGCGAAAATTTAGAAGCCTCAAAATCAACTATAGAAGAATTAAATATTTTAAGTTCCTTCGTTAAAAATAAATTAGAAAAAGGAAAATAA
- a CDS encoding flagellar hook-associated protein 3, with translation MRVTEQAQFNRTVSTIKRNYTELEASQTRLSTGQRVQYPHQNVTSTINSIYYRTRMSSLDRYQNNIIEGKERLNIAHDSMGSITQALARARDLAVQGANSTYSAEDRNKMAMEIEEMLERVYDISKTQSKGEFIFSGTSIKTEPFRAFYSHDEKAGRSIIKSVMYEGDANKQNREVENGQYINVGTPGNYIFWGTNMEIMSTMDASAYIASENQDIMIDDMTISIKQGDNIEAIVQRINDANGDVRASIGDLRGGAKVIQLRTSTPHKILLQDLAGGTVLQDIGLVRAGAGNTYENNYEPSALVTGKSIFETLIYLRDAMLNDDVRAIGSEALGYIDSAIDNVTTVQANASSKVTRLDMGFTNFEDQKLAIQEALAKNENIDYSEEIVNFNMWQYAHTASLQTAGRLLGRTLMDYLRQ, from the coding sequence ATGAGAGTTACAGAACAAGCCCAATTTAATAGAACAGTTAGCACGATAAAAAGAAATTATACCGAGTTGGAAGCTTCCCAAACAAGATTGTCTACTGGACAAAGAGTTCAGTATCCTCATCAAAATGTTACTTCTACAATTAATTCTATTTATTATAGAACGAGAATGTCATCTTTAGACAGATATCAAAATAATATAATCGAAGGAAAAGAAAGATTAAATATAGCTCATGATTCTATGGGTTCTATAACTCAAGCTTTAGCGAGAGCGAGAGATTTAGCGGTTCAAGGAGCGAATAGCACTTATTCCGCAGAAGATAGAAATAAAATGGCAATGGAAATAGAAGAAATGCTTGAAAGAGTTTACGATATTTCAAAAACTCAAAGCAAGGGAGAATTTATATTTTCAGGAACGAGCATAAAAACCGAACCGTTTAGAGCTTTTTACTCTCATGACGAAAAGGCTGGACGCTCTATAATAAAATCCGTTATGTATGAAGGAGATGCAAATAAACAAAATAGAGAAGTTGAAAATGGACAATATATAAATGTAGGAACGCCAGGAAATTATATATTCTGGGGAACTAATATGGAAATAATGTCGACTATGGACGCTTCTGCTTATATCGCGTCTGAAAATCAAGATATTATGATAGACGATATGACGATTAGCATAAAACAAGGCGATAATATTGAGGCTATAGTTCAAAGAATAAACGATGCCAATGGAGATGTTAGAGCGAGCATAGGAGATTTAAGAGGAGGCGCTAAAGTAATACAATTAAGAACTTCGACTCCTCATAAAATACTTTTGCAAGATTTGGCTGGCGGAACTGTTTTGCAAGATATAGGTTTGGTTAGAGCGGGAGCTGGCAATACTTATGAAAATAATTACGAGCCAAGCGCTTTAGTAACGGGAAAATCAATATTTGAAACTTTAATTTATTTAAGAGACGCTATGCTTAATGACGATGTTAGAGCGATTGGAAGCGAGGCTTTAGGTTATATCGATAGCGCCATTGATAATGTGACAACGGTTCAGGCTAACGCTTCTTCAAAAGTGACAAGATTGGATATGGGATTTACAAATTTTGAAGACCAAAAACTAGCGATACAGGAAGCTTTGGCAAAAAATGAAAATATAGATTATTCCGAAGAGATTGTAAACTTTAATATGTGGCAATACGCTCATACCGCTTCTTTGCAAACTGCGGGAAGATTATTAGGCAGAACTCTTATGGATTATTTAAGACAATAA